Part of the Anopheles coluzzii chromosome 3, AcolN3, whole genome shotgun sequence genome is shown below.
ATTTGGCAGCCTTAATTCTCTAAgatgaattttaaaacacagttcagaaaaatattgaCCCAAGGATGCCAAGTTTTTCTTGTGATTTCTAGGATATTCATAGAAACAACTTCATTCGTTTTTCCAAACATGAATATCTCTCTAAGCTGACAGTCCCTTGAAGATTCACCTTACGGAGACTTCACTGTATATTTTCATATAAATACAACACAGAACGTTGTTCAATGCTCTTCAGTATATTATGCTTTATTCAAATCATTCGCAAATCATTCAGTTACACAGCCCATCATCAATTTGCTTCATCAATGCTGACACCTGGCCAGCATTGAAGGTTGTTCCCATGTCCAGCTTTCCAGCGCGCAGCAGCTCCACGTAGTCCACCGCGTACTTGAAAGCCTGTGCCGAGCTCGTACCCAAAAAGCACGTGTAGAAGGTGTTCGCTTTGCTTGAAGTATCCACCTTCTCAGCTTCGGCGTTACACTTTTTCATACTGCCAGCGTGATCCTCATCGGGATCAACCATTTTCAGCACACCAAGAAGCTCCTGGAACTAAAttgaggaaaaaaatggaacataaTGCCACAATGGATTGGTGGGGAAAGATCACTAatatacgcaccacaagctcCCCGTTATCTTCCACAAAGCCCAGCACTTCCAGTACGCACTGCATGTGACTGTCCATATCTTTCCCTTGCACGGCTGTGTACTGACGAAGCTCACAGACGCGTCCTTTCAGCGATGCGGGGATGTTCCTTTCGCATTCTTCAACCGTTTCCTCTTGTCTGGCCTAAAGGAAAAGCTGCAAAATTAACTTGATTTTATTGGAAAAACCTTCGTTGGACTTACCTGCCCCAAGGAAAACAGACACCATACTAGGATGGCACAAGGTAACAGCTTTCCAAACATGATTCGATTCAAGAGTGACTACTATTTCGCTACTACGGGTGATTATTAATCGATTGAGGTATTTTATACCTCCACAAAGATCAAGCGCACAATGACATAAACAGCTGGTGCTAactaaacaaaatgaaacatcaaACATTGCCAAGACGACAAACTAGTTAACAGatatcttctttttctttttgccatTACAGCCGACATGTTCAAGCAAACGTTTTGTAGATATTATAGAGCAAGCTCTATTCTAGCCTAAGGATAATAAAGCGGTCTCAGATGGAAAAACGATCTTCGTTTGGTCCTTCGTTAGGTCGCTTATACTGTATGTCGTATGTAGAACCAGTAGCTTCATTTATGATTAGAGCATCATTAGCATACACAAAATCATATTacacaattcaattcaaagAACATGATCATGATCATGTAACGTTTCCAATCATGTGATAATGCTTCCACTTCTTTGAACAATTTGAACAacttttatccattttttttctttttcttgcttGCTTGTGATCTTGAGGATCGGAAAAATACAGTAAGTGATTTACCAACAAATACGTAAGTCACAGTTTCTCACAACTTTGAGAGATTTGGAAGTAATCGGTGATCTTATCTAAAATAACAGCATCAACATAATCCCAGAAATTATAATGCATCAATATGGCAATAgctttatttaatcttcattaCATATCCATCGTAGGTCCTTTCTTTAGTTGCAAATCTTGTCATCGATTTTCTTCATCATCTTATCCACAACCGATGTGTACTGTGACAAGGCTGGCAGTTTTTTCGCCTTCACCAACTCCACcgtgtcgaacaccttcttgaaCGCGTCGCCAGACGTGGACTCCACCAAACACTTGTAGTAAGCATTGGCACGTTTTCCAACCGGCAGGTGCTGCGTTTGTCCGCCACACTTTTCCAGGTTGAAATCATGCTTCCGGTCCTTCTCGATCGCGTTCAGCGGTTTGATCAGTTTGTGGTACTGCGAAGCAAGTAATTAGAACAGAAGCAGCTAGTTCGAAATGTCAGCTAAAGACAATGCATTCAACGCTACTCACATCACCCGTTCCATCGGGCCGAACGAAATCGAGCGCCTTCATAACGCAATCCATATGCTTGTCCATATCGGGAGTGTCGAGCAGTTTGTACTTGCGAATCTCACACAGCTGGCTCTTGAGTGAGGCTGGCATTTTATTCTCGCACTTCTTAACCGTGTTAGCCTACAAAGGAAGGGGCAGAAGGTAACTGGATTTTGGGGAAGATTAAATGGTTAATGGTTGATCGAATGGACATTACCTGCGCGATCACGAACAGTCCACATGCTAGCAGTGACACAAGGTGCAGCTTGTTGAACATTTTATATTCACTGTTTTATTACAGTTGCAGCTTAAACGACTTCCGATTCGATTGATCGTCTTTTGATTGACTTAGTGCTTCAGAGCTCTTGTTTTATACGAGTTCAATGTTGTTTGCAGATAGCTGATGATGTTTGATTTGAGCCAATGTTTACCAACTACCTTGTGAGTATTTAAACAGTTTTGTTAGATTTAACTCCTCATTCTTGTTCCACTAGATCTATTCACCTATCCATCAGTTCCACCATGTCTCTTGCTGCGCTCTGCCACACAATTTGCCATATTCTTGTACTGTTTCGTGCTGTCGTTGTGCTGTACTACGGAATCTGTACGTCACAATCGGATTAAATAAACTGACCCGGATTATCTACCTATCCTTTTCTGCTCTACAGATCGTAATGCGCAAAACCCCAGCCCCGATCAACGCAGACTCCCATTAACGGCGAACGAGAGTGTCGATGAGCTGTAAATGACGTTCGAAACGACATAAATGCAGACGCGCTATAAAACCTCAGCCTCAAAAACCGCACCTTGCAGGCAAAAGGCCCCCGAAGGCACACATAAAACCAGAGTCTCCAAGCCCGCGTAATAGGGATTATGTTACACATACGCTTGCACACAGAGGGCCCCAAAATGTCAAAGTTACACGCGTGTGGAGTGTCTCCGTGGCGCTATCTCTGTGACCAACTTCCCAGCGAAAAGCCACCAACCCCCAGCAggtgaattaaaaaaagggaaaactgaGCCGCTTCAACAAAACAAGTGCTGCGATGGTTCGTTGGCTGCCCTTTTTCTCCGTACCCAAATGCACCTTTAGCTGCTGGACAATGGCTAATTTATTTCAACCTAAACGCTCTGCTCTGCTCGTAAATTTGTTTAATAGCGTTAATTaaggtgaaataaaatattagtTAATTTCAGCTCTAGCACCTCTTCGACCACCAATTCGTGTGCGATAAATTAGCGATTTTTATGTGATCTCCCACTATCCCCCAAAAACTGCCACAGATTAGGCCTGGCACGATGAAACACAAGCGTGTTACCGTATTTGCTTATTAGGATCGTTTTAGACTTGTTTTCgtctcccaaaaaaaaaactccaccaaAGACGAAACTGGTGAAGATGAATGCTCAAGTCGCCCACGCGACACCCGCGTGAAAGTGATCGGTTTCGTGTTCGAACActgtcgatcgatcgatcgagccaACCACTGCGTGAAACAATGTCCTCCTCCCCAGAGCGAATGCATTATTGAGCTCCGTTGCTTGTTTTGGGACAGAATGTTTCGGCCAATTATTTaactcaaaaacaaacacgagcGTACAGGTGAGAATATGCAAATGCCACGCCACAAGCGGAGGCTACACGCCATATACGTCGCGTGAATCACTTGTCATCCGATGAAGTCACAGTTTGTCATGGCACTATTCTCGCATCTGCCGCGTACAGTTTTGGGAAGATTTATCAcgacacaacagcaacagagcTCTTTCCGCAACAGTTTGGCTATCCGGCGGTGCATATCGTCAACGCCAGGGGTTGTTGTTAGCGTTCCCCCGGCGCGTCTCCAAAATGGTACAGAGCCGTGCGCTTATTTATGTCATCATTAGCCGAACGCTGGCAAGCACGATCGGATTCCGATTGTTTGCATATTTATCGGGCTGTATTGGCATGCGGCTGGGCGAAGTAAACGAGCAGACACTTGTTTGCCCGGTTGTAGACTTTCCACTGGGGTTGCTGCTTTAGGGCGTACATGTTAATAAATGAGTTTATTAAGAATGTGACGGAGGCCACGGAACATGTGTTTTCATTCGAAGAGGACAGAGGAAGCTCACGCTGAGAATGCACCAATCGGACAAGAATGGCAAAGTTCGCAAGCACAATCTTAATTTGGTAGTAAAACATTAAGAGACATCAATAATCAAGTGGGGGACGAATACCAGCGGATTCTCAGCTTCACAAAAAGGAGCACCCTACAAGCACCTCCCAGCGCTATTGTTACGTTCGTGTCACTTCAAGACGGCTTCCGTTCGGTTCACAAACAACAGCCTGGAGGGCtggatgttgatgatgatgatgtcttTTGAATCTCTCGTCTCCAATTGTCGACCCAATTACATACATTCACGGATCGATCACAAAACCCCATCGATCGGATGAGGTTGCATCACCGTTTCCCCCTCCCGAAATCGATCCCGCGTAGTCGACCCCGAACATCCTCTTCAATCTCTCCTACGCCGCGTGACATGGCCGTCACATTTATGCTACCGTGTGATTTGCACTTGAGGTTTGAATGCTCCCAAAATACTGCTGAAGGGATGTGATCATCCTCTTTCAGATTGGGGCAGTGGCGTCCGTTCACGGAGACCTTCGCCTGTCTACCACGCATATCCAGCGTCGGTCGGTTGGGTGTAGCCGTGTCCAATAATAACGCAATATAACAACTCATAAAGGCGCAACAAATGGTCGCAAACGCTTGTACAATAATGAtcatgatgatcatgatggcGTAGTAGTAGTACGCCCAGGTGTTCCTGCGCTGCCAATGCACAGCAAAGACCACCAACGTTGCAGAGAACTGAATGCCGAGTCTTGGGCCGAGTGAAAGAGATGATAAAGCCACACGCCATTTTAGTGCACtttaaggggggggggggggagggttgaAGTGCGACCGATTTTTACGATCACATCCCTCGATCGGTTTCAGTTTGTTCGGCGCTCTCGTAACaactggcggcggcggctgccaTAAACTTGTTCGCACGCCACCGCCACCTGAGATTGAAGGTTGGGCCACACTGTGACTTGGAGTGCAAGGCGAGTAAGAAGGGAATTGAACGttgcaaaaagaaacatctTGCTGTCCAGAGATAAGAGAGCGAAAGATTGATTTTATGATGATCGTACGAGTGTTTGTATGCACACGGTGCAAAACTAATAAAGAGTTAAAGAAGGGAGAGTAACTCCGAATTGCGTCATTTCCTGCAGTCACTCTGATTACGGGTCGGTTGTGGAGGATCAGGTTGTGCGCCTGTGAACAGGTACCACTACCGAATGATTCCTTTTTTGGATGGCACACGGGGATTAAAGTTTGGGCAAAAAACGGAGGATATATTGGAATTATGATTGCACAACATCAGAGCAAACAAGACTCATCTCCATTTATTACCACCTTTTGGATTTTCAACATCGCGTGTAAAGTGCTTCAAGGTTCACTCGCTTCACACACCGGAAGTGAGTACCATCAGCAAAATGGTAATTTGTTGCCTCCTTTAAACCACACGTTCTTGCCATAGACTCCATTTGGAAGTCTAACACTGCGAGCTGCTTTAGTTTGTATGCGTGTGACGTGGAATTTGACCACAACCCCGGTACCCCGTACGCGTGCTTCCTGGTCCAATATGACGGAccgttgttgtcgttgctcCATGTAGCTTGTGTGTATTATGTCTCAAACACAATTTATTAAATGCAGCTACGCCTCCGCATGACCCCGCTTAGACGTACGCGTACTGTTTCCGATGGCGTGCCCGGTGTGGTCCAGcctcttttttttcctattttgcTCTGAAACCAAAGCAGTGTGCCCTGTCCGTGCTGTCAAACTTGATCAACACGACAGCCAACAGGAACgaaacagaagaaagaaaaaaccgaCACCACAACCCGAGACCCACAGCCCGCTCCGAGTGTGGCGGCAAGTGGCGCCAAACCGCCGCGTGGCTGTTGGCTGTGCGGCTGTCCGAAAACATTAACAGGTTGCTGACAGATCTTAAAAGaggggcgtgtgtgtgtgccgtttttttgttgttgtattgtgTCTTTaatttttccccccttttgcCATCCCGCTAAACGCTAAATCGCCTCTAAATTATTATAATGGTGCGCTTTGCGCATTAACGAGTtgtggcgcgcgcgcacgcctgATCGC
Proteins encoded:
- the LOC120958019 gene encoding 37 kDa salivary gland allergen Aed a 2-like → MFGKLLPCAILVWCLFSLGQARQEETVEECERNIPASLKGRVCELRQYTAVQGKDMDSHMQCVLEVLGFVEDNGELVFQELLGVLKMVDPDEDHAGSMKKCNAEAEKVDTSSKANTFYTCFLGTSSAQAFKYAVDYVELLRAGKLDMGTTFNAGQVSALMKQIDDGLCN
- the LOC120957690 gene encoding 37 kDa salivary gland allergen Aed a 2-like, with the translated sequence MFNKLHLVSLLACGLFVIAQANTVKKCENKMPASLKSQLCEIRKYKLLDTPDMDKHMDCVMKALDFVRPDGTGDYHKLIKPLNAIEKDRKHDFNLEKCGGQTQHLPVGKRANAYYKCLVESTSGDAFKKVFDTVELVKAKKLPALSQYTSVVDKMMKKIDDKICN